Below is a genomic region from Candidatus Binataceae bacterium.
GGCGCGCGCGATGCGCTTCGAAGAGGCCGCGCGGCTTAAGCGCGAGCTTGCGGCGCTCACCACGCTCGCCGCGCGCGCCGAGCGCCTAAGCCGCGTCGTCACCGAGAACAACCTCGCGATCATGGTGGGCGAGGGGGACTCGATGCTCGCGCACGTCGTGTTGAGCGGGCGTCTCGCGCTTAGCCGGCCGCTTCGCGAAGCGGCCGACGCGCATGCGGTCGCGGAATTCGTCGCCGCCAATTACGAACCCTACCGCGTGCGGCCGGTTGTGCGCGATGAGTTGGACGCGATGGCGATCGTTGCGCGATGGCTCTCCGAGCGCGACCCCGCCGACGGCCGGCTGATTCATCTGCACGGGCCGAGCGTGGATCCCGCCGCGTTACGGCCGCCCGCTGCGGTCGCCGGCGAGGCTTTTCCGGGTGCTTTGGGCCGGGGCTATACTGCCGCCGAGGAAGGAGAGCCATGAAGCTCTACGGATTTTTCAGATCGTCGGCGTCGTATCGCGCGCGGATCGCGCTCAATCTGAAGGGGCTCAGGTACGAGTACGCCTCGGTCAATCTGCTGAAGGATGAAACCCTGGGCGAAGAGTATCGCCGGCTGAATCCGCAGGCGATCGTGCCGCTGCTCGAGGACGGCGGCGTGCTCGTACCGCAATCGATGGCGATCTGCGAATATCTCGAAGAGCGCTTTCCCGCGCCGCCGATCCTGCCGTCCGATCCGGCGGGGCGGGCGCGGGTGCGCGCGATCGCGCTCAACATCGCCTGCGAGATTCATCCGCTCAACAACCGCCGGACGCAGGTCTATCTCGGCGAGCAGCTCAAGCTCGGCGAGCAGCGGGTG
It encodes:
- the maiA gene encoding maleylacetoacetate isomerase, with translation MKLYGFFRSSASYRARIALNLKGLRYEYASVNLLKDETLGEEYRRLNPQAIVPLLEDGGVLVPQSMAICEYLEERFPAPPILPSDPAGRARVRAIALNIACEIHPLNNRRTQVYLGEQLKLGEQRVGEWCRHWIALNFAALEAMMASGASGRFCHGDTPTMADVFLVPQIFNAARVDLDMGPYPALRKINEECLKLEAFAAAHPSRQPDAVRS